The Pyrococcus horikoshii OT3 genome includes a window with the following:
- the cas8a2 gene encoding type I-A CRISPR-associated protein Cas8a2/Csx9, with amino-acid sequence MLLEALSRYPHEGLTRELLALGMSWVVMEAGLEPDKEELIEALEGALNSLESRTRINTSKIGRNDRNSFNDVLQAWFNRSTPETYGELFELVIRETIKLLKEDKIDPSASLSTIKTDKNGTYLGVVYKEKQAILPAILKQPEYYEYQSSFLKPTTARKAQIRMDPLWFSFMALGFFTSFAGFISGKYYLITKPGIEGFWPYEVEDIIEHGILPLTSAGASGRISLTTEELYEMKLAMKLAEEEKNIIDEVYPVTLHVISLEGQSYTELKTIQLNLIELNNYITEYVKKIRASKVGSMSLLVELKEGGATVKKYPLWALVDIAEKEVWKGVKGDEEMLAYIFVKDLYRAINSGKKDIIQDSIFRLFRQGRALLEGSSRGSGEFRKVMRTFMWEEHLGVLL; translated from the coding sequence TTGCTTCTTGAGGCACTCTCAAGGTATCCCCATGAAGGCTTAACAAGGGAACTTCTAGCATTAGGCATGTCATGGGTTGTAATGGAAGCAGGCTTAGAACCTGATAAAGAGGAGCTAATTGAGGCTCTAGAAGGAGCGTTAAACTCTCTAGAGAGTAGAACCAGGATTAATACATCAAAAATAGGACGAAATGATAGAAATTCTTTTAATGATGTCTTGCAAGCTTGGTTTAATAGAAGTACTCCTGAAACCTATGGAGAGCTTTTTGAACTTGTAATTAGAGAGACGATAAAACTCCTTAAAGAGGATAAAATAGATCCAAGTGCCTCATTATCTACCATAAAAACTGACAAAAATGGAACATACCTTGGAGTAGTGTATAAGGAAAAACAAGCTATTTTGCCTGCAATACTCAAACAGCCAGAATACTATGAATATCAAAGTAGCTTTCTAAAACCAACAACAGCTCGAAAAGCTCAGATACGTATGGATCCTCTGTGGTTTTCTTTCATGGCCCTTGGATTCTTTACGAGTTTCGCAGGGTTCATTAGTGGAAAGTACTATCTAATAACAAAACCAGGAATTGAAGGCTTCTGGCCATACGAGGTTGAAGACATTATTGAGCATGGTATCCTACCATTAACGAGCGCTGGAGCATCAGGAAGAATATCTCTGACCACTGAAGAGCTATATGAAATGAAATTGGCAATGAAGCTCGCTGAGGAGGAAAAGAATATTATCGATGAAGTTTATCCTGTAACTCTACACGTGATAAGCCTTGAAGGACAATCCTACACGGAACTTAAAACCATTCAACTAAACCTAATCGAACTAAACAATTACATAACGGAATATGTGAAGAAAATCAGGGCTAGTAAGGTGGGATCCATGTCCCTTCTTGTAGAACTCAAAGAAGGAGGTGCTACTGTAAAAAAATATCCTCTTTGGGCTCTTGTGGATATCGCAGAAAAAGAAGTCTGGAAAGGAGTTAAGGGAGATGAAGAGATGCTAGCTTATATCTTTGTAAAAGACTTGTATCGGGCTATTAATAGCGGAAAGAAGGATATAATTCAAGACTCAATTTTTAGACTGTTCCGACAGGGCAGGGCACTTTTAGAGGGAAGCAGCAGAGGGAGTGGGGAGTTCCGGAAGGTCATGAGAACATTTATGTGGGAGGAACACTTGGGGGTGCTCCTTTGA
- the cas3 gene encoding CRISPR-associated helicase Cas3' translates to MRAFEDALQKLAKAKGFKPERRPLLEGAFHFITSSEKPPFLILQAPTGYGKTLLSYALAVHSLYDAKLFDRIIHVLPMRSIIEDIQKTAEEAFGFSRTKMMGSSGEFLHLFPLNITTADTFTWDLLKLNTKRRHRIKAGKEFGYDYLTQASILTSLVIFDEAHFLLEDKSMVTAFLSVIEFLTSQKVPIVIMTATLSEAHKKIFKKYANKNNYNFKVLDPENDDPFIKRELKKDIKIEFNRGDPLNFIEPGRRNAIIVNSVKRAVEIFDRAKNIWPERDRVMLIHGRMTSSHKRDLINCLRKWQKEGDFLLIGTQAVEAGIDFSVDLMITDRAPINSLIQRFGRVARYKNEKEGEIIILEDAPYGPYPEDKVEKTLDLMKRGQILPRIPETYQTIVTEVHRSITKNVNRELKGELVRLMKDPSKRAPDVLSAVESLTVRGISIMRDFLIPLLVEDDMVLITPRKLLELYSKELVEIKGFNKEIKSLEDAYKVAKSVALGENIEIIFIGNYDWERGIP, encoded by the coding sequence TTGAGAGCTTTTGAGGATGCACTCCAAAAGCTTGCAAAGGCAAAGGGATTTAAACCAGAGAGAAGGCCCCTACTTGAGGGGGCTTTTCATTTTATCACATCTTCAGAAAAACCGCCATTTTTAATTCTTCAAGCCCCTACAGGTTATGGAAAAACACTCCTAAGCTATGCTTTAGCAGTGCACTCTCTTTATGATGCTAAACTATTTGATAGAATCATTCATGTCCTTCCAATGAGATCGATAATAGAGGACATTCAGAAAACAGCAGAAGAGGCATTTGGATTTTCTAGAACTAAAATGATGGGTTCGAGCGGAGAATTTCTCCATCTTTTTCCCCTTAATATAACTACTGCGGACACTTTTACCTGGGACCTTCTAAAGCTCAACACAAAGAGGAGGCATAGAATTAAAGCGGGTAAAGAGTTTGGATATGATTATTTAACGCAAGCTTCAATATTAACATCGCTTGTTATCTTTGATGAAGCTCACTTCCTTCTTGAGGACAAGTCAATGGTAACTGCATTTTTGTCTGTTATTGAGTTTCTAACTTCTCAGAAAGTTCCCATTGTTATCATGACTGCTACCTTATCGGAAGCTCATAAGAAAATTTTCAAGAAGTATGCGAATAAAAATAATTACAACTTTAAAGTTTTGGATCCTGAAAATGATGATCCATTTATTAAGAGAGAACTAAAAAAAGACATTAAAATCGAATTTAATCGCGGAGACCCTCTAAACTTTATTGAGCCTGGGAGAAGAAACGCGATTATAGTAAATTCCGTCAAAAGAGCTGTTGAAATATTTGATAGAGCTAAAAATATATGGCCAGAAAGAGATAGAGTCATGCTAATTCATGGTAGAATGACTTCAAGCCATAAACGAGATCTCATTAACTGCTTAAGAAAGTGGCAGAAAGAAGGAGATTTCCTTCTTATAGGAACACAGGCAGTTGAAGCTGGTATTGACTTTTCAGTTGATTTAATGATAACCGACAGGGCTCCGATAAATTCACTCATTCAACGGTTTGGAAGAGTAGCTCGATATAAGAACGAAAAAGAAGGAGAGATCATTATTCTTGAAGATGCCCCCTATGGTCCTTATCCGGAGGATAAAGTTGAAAAGACGTTAGATCTAATGAAGAGAGGCCAGATCTTACCAAGAATTCCAGAAACATATCAGACAATAGTTACGGAAGTCCATAGGTCTATTACAAAAAATGTTAACAGAGAGCTTAAAGGAGAGTTAGTTCGACTCATGAAAGATCCAAGTAAGAGGGCCCCTGATGTTTTAAGTGCTGTAGAAAGCCTAACTGTTAGGGGAATTTCAATTATGAGAGATTTTTTAATTCCACTTCTAGTAGAGGACGATATGGTGTTAATAACTCCCCGTAAATTGCTGGAACTTTATTCTAAGGAGCTTGTGGAAATTAAAGGTTTTAATAAGGAGATAAAAAGTTTAGAAGATGCATACAAGGTGGCAAAATCTGTGGCACTTGGAGAGAACATTGAAATAATCTTCATAGGAAATTATGACTGGGAGCGTGGAATTCCATGA
- a CDS encoding ATP-binding protein: MIEHFNPWWKGREGIEEDEDYRKWIGSEVRWVPEVIKKISLEPFSLNIIFGPRQVGKTTLLKLIVKKLLDEGKNPRSIFYLRCDYISDYKELMNVIDEYLEIKETEGIKSSYILLDEVTFPKEWFRAIKLYIDMGKFRNDVLILTGSTSMYTKGEVETFPGRRGKGKDAVMLPLTFREFIKIASPKLHSVLPRINSLNKVEECLKAIPFIEELNSLFKLYLISGGFPRAVKDLLKHNKVSEETYETYISWMRGDILKLGKSEEVARRIMKTIIKKLPSPVSWHGIAKEIDIGSHKTVFSYIELFERMFLIRVLPYIDPDKLEADFKREKKVHLIDPFLYHLVSRWTLTEEPSEDKIVESVVATHVARRYEVGYWRDGREIDVVTREGVGIEVKWSDNVKVSPVKVGKIRKVITLSKSKFSRDPLVIPVSVFLSCI, translated from the coding sequence ATGATTGAACATTTTAATCCATGGTGGAAAGGAAGGGAGGGAATAGAGGAGGATGAAGACTACAGGAAGTGGATAGGAAGTGAAGTTAGATGGGTGCCTGAGGTTATAAAGAAAATATCCCTAGAACCTTTTTCTCTCAATATAATATTTGGCCCCAGACAGGTTGGAAAAACTACCCTATTGAAGCTCATAGTAAAGAAACTCCTCGATGAAGGGAAAAATCCAAGGTCGATTTTTTATCTCCGATGTGACTATATAAGCGATTATAAGGAGCTTATGAATGTTATTGATGAGTACCTTGAAATTAAAGAGACCGAGGGAATAAAATCATCATACATATTACTTGACGAAGTCACGTTCCCAAAGGAGTGGTTTAGAGCAATAAAGCTTTACATTGATATGGGAAAATTCAGGAACGATGTTCTCATTTTAACTGGTTCAACAAGCATGTACACAAAAGGAGAAGTCGAAACATTTCCTGGGAGAAGAGGAAAAGGGAAGGATGCAGTAATGCTCCCATTGACGTTTAGGGAGTTTATTAAGATAGCATCCCCAAAGTTACATTCAGTTCTCCCCAGGATAAACAGTCTAAACAAAGTTGAGGAGTGTTTAAAGGCTATACCTTTCATTGAGGAACTTAATAGTCTTTTCAAACTTTACCTCATTAGTGGGGGATTTCCCAGGGCCGTGAAAGACCTGCTAAAGCATAATAAGGTTTCGGAGGAAACTTATGAAACCTACATTTCTTGGATGAGGGGAGACATACTAAAGCTTGGAAAAAGCGAAGAGGTTGCACGAAGAATAATGAAAACCATAATCAAAAAGCTCCCCTCTCCAGTGAGTTGGCATGGAATTGCAAAGGAGATAGATATAGGATCTCACAAAACGGTATTTAGCTATATCGAACTTTTCGAGAGGATGTTTCTCATAAGGGTTCTTCCATACATAGATCCGGATAAATTGGAAGCGGATTTTAAGAGGGAGAAAAAGGTGCACCTTATAGACCCTTTTCTGTACCACTTAGTCTCTAGATGGACTTTAACGGAGGAGCCGAGTGAAGATAAGATAGTTGAGAGTGTGGTGGCAACTCATGTGGCAAGGAGATATGAAGTAGGGTATTGGCGCGATGGAAGGGAGATCGATGTTGTGACTAGAGAAGGGGTAGGGATAGAGGTTAAGTGGAGCGACAACGTTAAAGTTTCCCCAGTTAAGGTTGGGAAGATAAGGAAAGTAATAACATTATCCAAGTCAAAGTTCTCTAGAGATCCTTTAGTAATACCAGTCTCGGTATTCCTTTCCTGCATTTAG
- the glmM gene encoding phosphoglucosamine mutase, translated as MGKLFGTFGVRGIANEKITPEFAMKIGMAFGTLLKREGRKKPLVVVGRDTRVSGEMLKEALISGLLSVGCDVIDVGIAPTPAVQWATKHFNADGGAVITASHNPPEYNGIKLLEPNGMGLKKEREAIVEELFFKEDFDRAKWYEIGEVRREDIIKPYIEAIKSKVDVEAIKKRKPFVVVDTSNGAGSLTLPYLLRELGCKVITVNAQPDGYFPARNPEPNEENLKEFMEIVKALGADFGVAQDGDADRAVFIDENGRFIQGDKTFALVADAVLKEKGGGLLVTTVATSNLLDDIAKKHGAKVMRTKVGDLIVARALYENNGTIGGEENGGVIFPEHVLGRDGAMTVAKVVEIFAKSGKKFSELIDELPKYYQIKTKRHVEGDRHAIVNKVAEMARERGYTVDTTDGAKIIFEDGWVLVRASGTEPIIRIFSEAKSKEKAQEYLNLGIELLEKALS; from the coding sequence ATGGGAAAGCTCTTTGGTACCTTTGGCGTTAGAGGGATAGCCAACGAGAAGATAACGCCGGAATTTGCAATGAAGATAGGAATGGCCTTTGGAACCCTACTCAAAAGGGAGGGAAGGAAAAAGCCACTTGTAGTTGTCGGGAGGGATACAAGGGTTAGTGGAGAAATGCTGAAAGAGGCTTTAATAAGCGGCCTCCTAAGCGTTGGCTGTGACGTGATAGATGTAGGCATAGCACCAACCCCAGCGGTGCAGTGGGCGACCAAGCACTTCAATGCCGATGGTGGTGCGGTAATAACCGCAAGCCACAACCCACCGGAGTACAATGGAATAAAGCTCTTGGAGCCCAATGGAATGGGTCTTAAGAAAGAGAGGGAGGCTATTGTTGAGGAACTATTCTTTAAGGAAGATTTCGACAGGGCCAAGTGGTACGAGATAGGTGAGGTTAGAAGGGAGGATATAATAAAGCCCTACATAGAAGCGATAAAGAGCAAGGTTGACGTTGAAGCTATAAAGAAGAGAAAACCCTTCGTAGTTGTAGACACTTCCAATGGGGCCGGATCACTAACCCTACCTTACCTGCTAAGGGAACTCGGATGTAAGGTAATTACCGTAAACGCTCAGCCCGATGGATACTTCCCTGCAAGAAATCCGGAACCTAACGAAGAGAACCTCAAGGAATTTATGGAGATAGTCAAGGCCTTAGGTGCGGATTTCGGAGTTGCCCAGGATGGGGATGCAGATAGGGCAGTATTCATAGATGAAAACGGAAGATTCATCCAGGGAGATAAGACGTTTGCACTTGTTGCGGATGCGGTACTTAAGGAGAAGGGTGGAGGGCTACTAGTCACAACCGTGGCAACTTCTAACCTGTTGGATGACATTGCAAAGAAGCATGGGGCCAAGGTCATGAGAACTAAAGTTGGCGATTTAATTGTAGCTAGGGCCCTCTATGAGAACAACGGAACAATAGGTGGGGAGGAGAACGGGGGAGTAATATTTCCAGAGCATGTGCTGGGAAGAGATGGAGCGATGACCGTAGCTAAGGTTGTTGAAATATTCGCTAAGAGCGGTAAGAAGTTCAGCGAGCTTATAGATGAGCTACCTAAGTACTACCAAATAAAGACCAAGAGGCACGTTGAGGGAGATAGACATGCGATAGTCAATAAAGTGGCAGAAATGGCAAGAGAGAGGGGATACACGGTTGACACAACGGATGGAGCTAAGATAATATTTGAGGATGGATGGGTTCTGGTTAGGGCGAGTGGAACGGAACCTATAATAAGGATATTTAGCGAAGCAAAGAGCAAAGAGAAAGCCCAGGAGTATTTAAACCTGGGAATTGAGCTGCTTGAGAAAGCACTTTCATGA
- a CDS encoding mannose-1-phosphate guanylyltransferase/mannose-6-phosphate isomerase: MKALILAGGKGTRLWPLSREAMPKQFIKVFSDRSLFQKTVERALIFSKPKEIFVVTNKEYRFRVLDDLNELGLKVPEENILLEPVGKNTLPAIYWGLKVINDNYGDSVVAVLPSDHAIEVNESYMEAFKKAEKLAEKYLVTFGIKPTKPHTGYGYIKPGEKIEVEGKVLGYLVDEFKEKPDLETARKYVENGYYWNSGMFMFKVSVFMEEARKHSPDVVKAFEEGKSIEEIYELAPEISVDYGIMEKTNKAAVVPLNTYWNDLGSFDAVYEALEKDENGNAVHVTGFKAKYINVDSRNNLVLTERLTATVGVEDLVIIDTGDALLVAKRGETQKVKEVYKKLKEENDERAIVHRTAYRPWGSYTVLEEGERYKIKRLTVLPGKRLSLQIHYHRSEHWVVVRGTAKVKVGDKEFILRPGESTFIPAGVPHRLENPGKVILEVIETQIGEYLGEDDIVRLQDDYGR; this comes from the coding sequence ATGAAGGCTTTGATTCTAGCTGGGGGAAAGGGAACGAGGCTCTGGCCCCTAAGCAGGGAAGCGATGCCTAAGCAATTCATTAAGGTTTTCTCTGACAGGTCTTTATTTCAAAAAACTGTTGAAAGGGCTTTAATATTTTCAAAACCCAAGGAAATATTCGTAGTTACAAACAAGGAATATAGATTTAGAGTCCTGGATGATTTAAATGAGCTGGGGCTTAAAGTCCCAGAAGAGAATATTTTGCTCGAGCCGGTAGGTAAGAATACGTTACCGGCAATATACTGGGGGCTTAAGGTTATAAACGATAACTACGGGGATTCCGTGGTTGCGGTTCTACCCAGCGATCATGCAATTGAAGTCAACGAGAGTTATATGGAAGCTTTCAAGAAGGCCGAAAAGCTTGCTGAGAAGTATTTAGTAACGTTTGGGATAAAGCCCACGAAACCCCATACGGGGTATGGATATATAAAACCTGGGGAGAAAATTGAAGTAGAGGGGAAAGTTCTTGGCTATCTTGTTGACGAGTTCAAGGAAAAACCTGACTTAGAAACCGCTAGGAAGTACGTTGAAAACGGCTATTACTGGAATAGTGGAATGTTCATGTTCAAAGTTTCCGTCTTCATGGAGGAGGCCAGAAAGCATTCCCCGGATGTAGTAAAAGCTTTTGAGGAAGGAAAGAGCATCGAGGAGATCTATGAGCTCGCCCCAGAGATAAGTGTTGATTATGGGATAATGGAGAAGACCAATAAAGCAGCGGTAGTCCCTTTGAATACATATTGGAACGATCTAGGTAGCTTTGATGCTGTTTACGAGGCCTTAGAAAAAGATGAAAACGGAAATGCAGTTCATGTTACAGGATTTAAAGCTAAGTACATAAACGTTGATTCCAGGAATAACCTGGTACTAACGGAGAGGCTAACCGCTACAGTTGGAGTTGAGGATCTCGTGATAATTGACACTGGAGACGCCCTCTTGGTTGCAAAGAGGGGAGAAACTCAGAAGGTTAAAGAGGTTTACAAGAAGCTGAAGGAGGAAAACGACGAGAGGGCAATAGTCCATAGAACAGCGTATAGGCCCTGGGGGAGCTACACCGTTTTAGAGGAGGGTGAAAGGTACAAGATAAAGAGGTTAACAGTCCTTCCCGGAAAAAGGTTGAGCTTACAGATCCATTATCACAGGAGCGAGCACTGGGTTGTTGTTAGGGGAACTGCTAAGGTAAAAGTTGGGGACAAGGAGTTCATCCTAAGGCCAGGAGAAAGCACCTTCATACCAGCCGGAGTTCCTCACAGACTCGAAAACCCAGGAAAAGTGATTCTCGAAGTTATAGAAACCCAAATAGGCGAATACCTTGGAGAAGACGACATAGTAAGGCTTCAAGACGATTACGGGAGGTGA
- the mpgP gene encoding mannosyl-3-phosphoglycerate phosphatase — MIRLIFLDIDKTLIPGYEPDPAKPIIEELKDMGFEIIFNSSKTRAEQEYYRKELEVETPFISENGSAIFIPKGYFPFDVKGKEVGNYIVIELGIRVEKIREELKKLENIYGLKYYGNSTKEEIEKFTGMPPELVPLAMEREYSETIFEWSRDGWEEVLVEGGFKVTMGSRFYTVHGNSDKGKAAKILLDFYKRLGQIESYAVGDSYNDFPMFEVVDKAFIVGSLKHKKAQNVSSIIDVLEVIK; from the coding sequence ATGATTAGGTTAATATTCCTGGATATAGATAAGACTTTAATTCCAGGGTACGAACCGGATCCAGCTAAACCAATAATAGAAGAGCTAAAAGATATGGGATTTGAGATAATCTTTAACTCTTCAAAAACAAGGGCCGAGCAGGAATACTATAGGAAGGAATTAGAGGTTGAAACCCCATTTATATCGGAGAACGGGAGTGCTATATTTATTCCAAAGGGATATTTTCCATTCGACGTTAAGGGAAAAGAAGTGGGGAATTACATAGTTATTGAACTTGGAATTAGGGTTGAAAAAATTAGAGAAGAATTGAAAAAGCTTGAAAATATCTACGGACTCAAGTACTATGGTAATTCAACAAAAGAGGAGATAGAGAAGTTTACAGGTATGCCACCAGAATTAGTCCCACTAGCCATGGAGAGGGAATACAGTGAGACTATCTTTGAATGGTCCAGAGATGGTTGGGAAGAAGTATTAGTCGAGGGAGGATTCAAGGTCACCATGGGGAGCAGGTTCTATACCGTTCATGGGAATAGCGACAAAGGGAAAGCGGCTAAGATTTTGTTAGATTTTTATAAAAGGCTTGGACAAATTGAGAGTTATGCTGTCGGGGATAGCTATAATGACTTCCCAATGTTTGAAGTTGTTGACAAGGCCTTCATAGTTGGAAGTTTGAAGCATAAAAAAGCTCAAAACGTATCCTCGATAATAGATGTTTTGGAGGTGATCAAATGA
- the csa5 gene encoding type I-A CRISPR-associated protein Csa5 — MLRFFVQMKNFSYVDRIGNALNPETVEVALFETIRAFRSVRESASIDKEGRRYVEKDGNKILVPGIPRDEEVEKFLEDVRSNIGVAKLVATLALAYPSKRENSGGEE; from the coding sequence ATGCTAAGGTTTTTTGTTCAGATGAAGAACTTTAGTTACGTCGATAGAATTGGAAATGCCCTAAATCCAGAAACTGTAGAGGTAGCACTTTTTGAAACTATAAGAGCATTTAGATCCGTCAGGGAAAGTGCTTCTATAGATAAAGAAGGAAGGAGATATGTGGAAAAGGATGGGAATAAAATCCTTGTCCCAGGCATTCCTCGCGATGAAGAAGTAGAAAAGTTTCTAGAAGATGTCCGATCAAACATAGGAGTAGCTAAACTTGTGGCAACGCTTGCTCTCGCGTATCCCTCTAAGAGAGAAAACTCTGGAGGTGAAGAATGA
- the cas7a gene encoding type I-A CRISPR-associated protein Cas7/Csa2 — translation MFLSVGIRFEANVEALNMVETAGNYTKHRRVPYLIEENGKLKTVYVPAISGESLAHAYQEHLVNEALSAGLPVCDDCRRGEFYKSMNKIHLEKKVSPIPDDPKEIEEAIVKACVVEDVGGFLYAEKPPVRRSSAFQVSYALPVKSVALFATSEPQLHARHAQIDASSKKGNVSEQMIYYVETGTALYGFIFNLDLDAVGISAITSKPILDDNEIKKRREVSLKALFRMLSSSQFGAKLSRFFPVGGITELIVTVTEHPFVVTSPIYDDYIERTKRRLNILKNFGEEIFITIAKEDRVAEEALKEAIDYLNEKGVF, via the coding sequence ATGTTTTTAAGTGTTGGTATTAGATTCGAAGCCAACGTTGAGGCCCTCAACATGGTTGAAACGGCTGGAAACTACACAAAACATAGGCGTGTTCCATACTTAATTGAAGAGAATGGGAAGCTAAAAACGGTCTATGTTCCAGCTATAAGCGGTGAAAGTCTAGCCCATGCATATCAGGAGCATCTCGTTAATGAAGCTCTCTCTGCAGGCCTACCAGTATGCGACGACTGTCGGAGGGGAGAATTTTACAAGTCAATGAACAAGATTCACCTTGAGAAAAAAGTTTCTCCAATCCCAGACGATCCTAAGGAGATAGAGGAGGCAATTGTGAAGGCTTGTGTTGTTGAAGATGTTGGTGGCTTCCTTTATGCTGAAAAGCCACCAGTTAGGAGAAGCTCAGCCTTCCAGGTAAGCTATGCCCTTCCAGTCAAGTCAGTTGCTCTCTTCGCAACCTCTGAGCCCCAACTCCATGCTAGACATGCACAGATTGATGCATCGAGCAAGAAGGGCAACGTTTCCGAGCAGATGATATACTATGTCGAAACTGGAACCGCTCTATATGGATTCATATTCAATCTTGATCTTGACGCAGTGGGCATAAGTGCGATAACATCGAAACCGATACTAGATGATAACGAAATAAAGAAGAGAAGAGAGGTCTCACTAAAGGCACTCTTCAGAATGCTCTCCTCTAGTCAGTTCGGAGCTAAGCTCTCCCGCTTCTTCCCAGTTGGTGGCATAACGGAACTTATTGTTACAGTGACAGAACATCCTTTCGTTGTAACCTCACCAATCTACGACGACTATATAGAGAGAACCAAGAGGAGATTAAATATTCTTAAAAACTTTGGAGAAGAAATCTTCATCACTATTGCAAAAGAAGACAGAGTAGCCGAAGAGGCTCTGAAGGAGGCGATTGACTACCTCAACGAAAAGGGAGTCTTCTGA
- the cas5a gene encoding type I-A CRISPR-associated protein Cas5a yields the protein MPLFLKVQMKPSGIIALRALPQSKMRIALRYIPPTALIGAIAYPLLHLTGDRGETIYEKKTFRSKAESIASLFKWVTIKMGGRPKLYGSLLKINTIYRGKVQSAVTSFPFAVLYGEFDYILTAAYLIDDDKLAESTYSSKDLTRAAWGITRIGSRESIVSVEDVKIGRTKIEYTEEAKTAYAFPFGKDVKIEGRGTFQAVVDWRSGIGDYSNARRIVMFYPDGIVEVKGKLSVAKLDGEVIVLAS from the coding sequence TTGCCTTTATTTTTAAAAGTTCAAATGAAACCAAGCGGGATAATAGCTCTTCGCGCTCTTCCCCAAAGCAAGATGCGTATTGCTCTTCGCTACATCCCACCAACCGCATTAATAGGTGCAATAGCATATCCTCTGCTTCATCTTACAGGGGACAGAGGAGAAACTATATATGAGAAGAAAACATTTAGAAGTAAGGCAGAGTCAATAGCAAGTCTATTTAAATGGGTTACAATCAAAATGGGAGGAAGACCTAAGCTCTATGGATCTTTATTAAAAATCAACACTATCTACCGTGGAAAGGTTCAAAGTGCAGTGACGTCTTTCCCTTTCGCAGTTCTATATGGAGAATTTGACTACATCTTAACAGCAGCTTATCTTATTGATGATGATAAATTAGCGGAAAGTACATATAGTTCAAAAGATTTGACAAGGGCTGCATGGGGAATAACAAGGATCGGTTCAAGGGAATCAATAGTTAGCGTCGAAGATGTTAAGATAGGGAGGACAAAAATCGAATATACTGAAGAAGCAAAAACTGCATACGCTTTTCCATTTGGAAAAGATGTTAAAATTGAAGGAAGGGGAACTTTTCAAGCAGTTGTTGACTGGCGCTCTGGAATTGGAGATTATTCTAACGCCAGACGCATAGTAATGTTTTACCCAGATGGGATAGTTGAAGTCAAGGGGAAACTTTCAGTTGCAAAGCTTGATGGGGAGGTGATTGTTCTTGCTTCTTGA